The Thalassospira sp. TSL5-1 genome contains the following window.
AACAACCACCCTGCAAATGCTGTAAGGCGCGGTGTCTGTAACCTGCGGGCATGACACACACCGACGCAAGCAGGCGCCTAGAAGCGCGTAATCTTTACCATCAGGCATACAGCGTGGCCGAAATTGCCAAACGGCTGGGCGTGCCCTATGGCACCGTTGATGCGTGGAAACGGCGCGACAAGTGGGATGAAACATCGCTTGTCGTGAAAATGGAAAGTGCCGTTGATGTCCGCCTGTTGCGCCTGATTGCGAAGGAAGAAAAAACAGAAACCGACCTGAAGGAAATTGACCAGCTCGGAATCCTGTTGGAACGCGCATCGCGCATTCAGAAATACGAACGCACAGGCAAAGAGGTCGACTTAAACCCCAAGATCGAAAACCGGAACGAGGCCAAAAAACAAAAGGCCAAGGGCAAACAGAAAAACTTCCTGTCAGAAGAACAGGTTCAAAAGCTGGTTAATGCCTTTGAAGATGGTTTGTATGACTACCAGATCGAATGGGGAGCAGCGAGAAAATACCGCGAACGCAATATCCTGAAATCGCGCCAGATCGGGGCGACCTGGTACTTTGCCCGCGAGGCGTTAATTGATGCGATAACGACCGGCGATAATCAGATTTTCCTGTCGGCCTCCAAGGCCCAGGCACACGTTTTCAAGCAGTATATCCTTGATTTTGTGCGCGAAGTGACCGACGTCGAACTGAAGGGCGACCCGATTGTCCTTTGGAACGGCGCGACGCTGTATTTCCTTGGTACTAACAGCAAAACCGCGCAGTCCTATCATGGTCATGTGTATCTGGATGAATATGCGTGGATCAGTAAATTTCTGGAATTCCGCAAGGTCGCCTCGGCAATGGCGACGCACAAGAAATGGCGGAAAACCTACTTTTCAACACCATCCACCATTAATCACGATGCCAATGCTTTCTGGTCCGGCGAAGCCTTTAACAAGGGCAGGACCAAGGCAGATCGCGCCACGTTCGATGTTTCGCATGAAGCCCTGAAACACGGGGCAGTCGGGCCAGACGGGCAGTTCCGTCAAATGGTTACGATCATGGATGCCGTGGCATCCGGCTGCGATCTGTTCGATATTGATCAGCTAAAGCGCGAATACAACGATCAGGATTTTCGCAACCTGTTCATGTGTGAATGGGTGGACGATACCGCCAGTTACTTCCTGTTTGACGAATTGCGCAAGTGCATGGTCGATGCGTGGGAAGTCTGGGAAAAGGACTTTGCCCCATTTGCCGACCGCCCGCTGGGTAATTTGCCCGTCTGGATCGGTTATGATCCATCCGAAGGCGGCGACCAGGCATCGATTGTGGTGGTGGCCCCGCCGCAACACAGCAAAGGCAAATATCGCGTTGTTGAAAAGATCAATGCCACCGGTTCGGACTGGGCCGCGCAGGCCGAAATCATTCGCCGGTTAACCCAGCGGTATAACGTTCAGCATATCGGCATCGATGCCACGCAAATCGGCAGTGGTGTTTTCCAGCTTGTCCAAGCGTTTTTCCCGGCGGCAGTGCCAATCAAATATTCCGCCGAGGTTAAAACCCGCCTGGTCCTGAAGGCAAAGCATCTGATCAGCAAGGGAATGCTGCAATTCGATCTTGGCTGGTCCGATGTGTGTATGGCTTTCATGTCGATCCGCAAAACCAGCACCGCATCTGGCGGGCAAATGACCTTTGCCGCGTCCCGTTCCAAAGAAACCGGCCACGCCGATGTGGCCTGGTCAATTATGCACGCGATTGACCGTATCGATTTCCTTGATTTTAACGAAACCGGGGTTTCCGTTGGCGCAGATAGCCAGCGGCGATCCATTGTGGAGATTTGCTAAATGGCGCAGGCAAAAAAGCGCACCGAGAAACCGGCCCCCAAAGTCCAGGCGTTCACCTTTGGTGATCCTGAACCGGTGCTGAACAAACGCGATATAATGTCCTATTTCCATTCGGCGTTTAACGGTTCGTATTACGAACCGCCAATTAGCTTCGACGGCCTGGCAAGGTCGCTGCCCTCCAACCCGCATCATGAAAGTGCGATCCGGTTCAAGGTCAATCAGTTGGCCGCGCATTTCATCCCGTCAAAATACCTGAAACGTCACGAATTCACCC
Protein-coding sequences here:
- a CDS encoding terminase large subunit domain-containing protein, which codes for MTHTDASRRLEARNLYHQAYSVAEIAKRLGVPYGTVDAWKRRDKWDETSLVVKMESAVDVRLLRLIAKEEKTETDLKEIDQLGILLERASRIQKYERTGKEVDLNPKIENRNEAKKQKAKGKQKNFLSEEQVQKLVNAFEDGLYDYQIEWGAARKYRERNILKSRQIGATWYFAREALIDAITTGDNQIFLSASKAQAHVFKQYILDFVREVTDVELKGDPIVLWNGATLYFLGTNSKTAQSYHGHVYLDEYAWISKFLEFRKVASAMATHKKWRKTYFSTPSTINHDANAFWSGEAFNKGRTKADRATFDVSHEALKHGAVGPDGQFRQMVTIMDAVASGCDLFDIDQLKREYNDQDFRNLFMCEWVDDTASYFLFDELRKCMVDAWEVWEKDFAPFADRPLGNLPVWIGYDPSEGGDQASIVVVAPPQHSKGKYRVVEKINATGSDWAAQAEIIRRLTQRYNVQHIGIDATQIGSGVFQLVQAFFPAAVPIKYSAEVKTRLVLKAKHLISKGMLQFDLGWSDVCMAFMSIRKTSTASGGQMTFAASRSKETGHADVAWSIMHAIDRIDFLDFNETGVSVGADSQRRSIVEIC